One segment of Ascidiaceihabitans donghaensis DNA contains the following:
- the secE gene encoding preprotein translocase subunit SecE, whose protein sequence is MATVNPLQFIQQVRSEVSKVVWPTRREVMLTTVMVFIMAALTAVFFALVDITIRWGLQSVLGMFG, encoded by the coding sequence ATGGCTACGGTAAATCCACTTCAGTTCATTCAGCAGGTTCGCTCGGAGGTCTCTAAAGTTGTGTGGCCCACGCGCCGCGAAGTGATGCTGACAACTGTTATGGTATTTATCATGGCGGCACTGACCGCGGTGTTCTTTGCGCTGGTCGATATCACGATCCGCTGGGGCCTTCAGTCCGTGCTGGGCATGTTTGGCTAA
- a CDS encoding GSCFA domain-containing protein, translating to MPNPYSGRPAHTFWKRAVSDRHFSDLDNIIPRIEGLDTAKIATAGSCFAQHIGHNLKIRGLNYMDMEAPSKLLSDAAAAKLGYGIYSCRYGNIYTSRQLLQLVREAFGDAKPLDTIWEKGGRFYDALRPSIEEGGFGSVAEVRVLRERHLRRVRRMFETMDVFVFTLGLTETWASTQDGTVYPTAPGVVAGNYDPALYEFVNLRFSEVMADMEAARARIHQSNPSARFLLTVSPVGLAATATENHVLTATTHSKSVLRAVAGELSATHDDVTYFPSYEIIVGQPSRHSLYEPDLREVSAFGVREVMRQFFEVNKIGQAAGPASEEIDSDFGYEQCDDALLTKEFAE from the coding sequence ATGCCAAATCCGTACTCTGGCCGACCCGCCCACACCTTTTGGAAGCGCGCCGTTTCGGACCGTCATTTTTCAGACTTGGACAATATCATTCCACGCATCGAAGGTCTGGATACCGCCAAGATTGCGACGGCCGGCAGCTGCTTTGCACAGCACATCGGACACAACCTGAAAATCCGCGGGCTGAACTATATGGATATGGAAGCGCCGTCCAAACTGCTCAGCGACGCTGCCGCTGCAAAGCTGGGATACGGCATCTATTCGTGCCGTTACGGTAATATCTACACCTCGCGGCAGTTGCTGCAGCTGGTGCGTGAAGCCTTTGGTGACGCAAAACCACTGGACACGATCTGGGAAAAAGGCGGCCGTTTTTACGACGCCTTACGTCCCAGCATAGAAGAAGGCGGTTTCGGCTCTGTTGCGGAAGTGCGCGTGCTGCGCGAACGGCATTTGCGGCGGGTGCGGCGCATGTTTGAAACCATGGATGTGTTTGTCTTCACCTTGGGGCTGACAGAAACATGGGCGTCCACGCAAGACGGCACTGTCTACCCCACCGCCCCTGGTGTGGTGGCTGGCAATTATGACCCCGCCTTGTATGAATTTGTGAACCTCCGCTTTTCCGAAGTAATGGCCGATATGGAAGCCGCCCGTGCCCGCATCCATCAATCCAATCCATCCGCGCGCTTTTTGCTTACGGTATCACCGGTAGGATTGGCGGCCACAGCCACGGAAAATCATGTACTGACAGCCACCACACACTCAAAATCTGTATTGCGGGCCGTGGCTGGCGAACTTAGCGCCACACATGATGATGTGACGTATTTCCCCAGCTATGAGATCATCGTAGGGCAACCCAGCCGTCATTCGCTGTATGAACCCGACTTGCGTGAAGTCTCTGCCTTCGGGGTGCGTGAAGTCATGCGACAGTTCTTTGAAGTCAACAAAATCGGGCAAGCCGCAGGACCCGCGTCGGAAGAGATCGACAGCGATTTCGGGTACGAACAATGTGACGATGCGCTTTTGACAAAGGAGTTCGCGGAATGA
- a CDS encoding GSCFA domain-containing protein, producing MTNPYENLGSEAYWKTAVAEPGAHGLTGLWTPKFAIKPKHKIVTAGSCFAQHIGRALADRGYSWHDCEPAPPYMHGQKGRDAGYGVFSFRTGNIYTPAMLLQWLQLAYGMRENPTEIWERNGRFFDPLRPAIEPEGFESIDEALASRSITFAALRRAVEEADVFVFTLGLTEKWQNIETGIEYAICPGTVAGTFDDTRHKFVNTNTRMAFSALSDAMKLLRRKNKRLKVLLTVSPVPLTATASGKHVLTATQYSKSVLRGVAGMVADDMQHVDYFPSYEIITHPIFRGMFFAPNMRSVEPEGVATVMKHFFADQARVFGAAHATPMARAVPVAASTDDIKCEEELLNAFAA from the coding sequence GTGACAAATCCCTATGAGAATTTGGGCAGCGAAGCCTATTGGAAAACCGCAGTTGCAGAACCGGGCGCCCATGGGTTGACCGGTTTGTGGACGCCAAAGTTTGCGATCAAGCCCAAGCACAAAATCGTGACGGCTGGCTCGTGCTTTGCGCAGCACATCGGGCGTGCCTTGGCAGATCGGGGATACAGCTGGCACGACTGTGAACCGGCGCCGCCCTATATGCATGGTCAAAAAGGGCGCGATGCCGGCTACGGTGTGTTCAGTTTTCGCACCGGCAACATCTACACCCCCGCAATGCTGTTGCAGTGGTTGCAACTGGCGTATGGGATGCGCGAAAATCCGACGGAAATATGGGAACGCAACGGGCGGTTTTTTGACCCTTTGCGTCCTGCCATCGAACCAGAGGGCTTTGAAAGCATTGACGAAGCCCTTGCATCGCGCAGCATTACTTTTGCGGCTTTGCGCCGCGCCGTCGAAGAGGCCGACGTATTTGTGTTCACTCTTGGCCTGACCGAAAAATGGCAAAACATCGAAACCGGCATCGAATATGCCATTTGCCCCGGCACCGTGGCAGGCACCTTTGATGACACCCGCCATAAGTTCGTAAACACCAATACGCGTATGGCGTTTTCGGCCTTATCGGATGCCATGAAACTGCTGCGGCGCAAGAACAAGCGTTTAAAGGTGTTGTTGACGGTCTCGCCCGTGCCTTTGACGGCCACGGCGTCTGGTAAACACGTTCTGACAGCCACCCAATATTCCAAATCTGTATTGCGCGGCGTGGCAGGAATGGTGGCGGATGACATGCAGCACGTGGACTATTTCCCGTCTTATGAAATTATCACGCATCCTATTTTCCGCGGTATGTTCTTTGCGCCCAACATGCGGTCGGTGGAACCCGAAGGCGTGGCGACGGTGATGAAACACTTTTTTGCAGATCAGGCGCGTGTGTTTGGTGCTGCCCATGCCACCCCTATGGCCCGCGCGGTGCCTGTTGCGGCATCCACGGATGACATCAAATGCGAAGAGGAGCTTTTGAATGCCTTTGCAGCCTGA
- a CDS encoding CoA transferase, with protein MSGILNGMRVVEGSAFVAVPLAGMTLAQMGAEVIRFDRIGGGLDAGRLPVAPSGQSLFWAGMNKGKKSIAVDMRSERGRELITQIITAPGEDAGLFLTNLRVRGWMDHETLSQYRKDLIMVTLTGDRHGRPQVDYTVNPALGIPHITGPQGSADPVANALPAWDLIAGNLCVSSLLAAERHRLRHGVGQDVELALKDVAAATLGHLGMIGDAVVNADERGKAGNALYGAYGQDFVCADGKRVMIIGLTDRQWRGIVKATGTQAQMQDLSTRHGANLMDEGTRWSLRDDITAILKPWFAARRVAEFAEDFNAAGLTWSEFRTTRQALAYDPDLSTENPMFDMLQQPGLGTFPVPQSPVQYSQMRRQAAQPAPALGMHTEEILGDIVGLPDREISKLFDLGVVESPAFSAVRPAA; from the coding sequence ATGAGCGGCATTTTGAACGGTATGCGCGTTGTCGAAGGGTCCGCCTTTGTGGCTGTGCCTTTGGCGGGAATGACACTGGCGCAAATGGGGGCTGAAGTGATCCGGTTCGATCGTATTGGCGGTGGGTTGGATGCGGGACGGTTGCCTGTCGCCCCTTCGGGCCAAAGCCTGTTCTGGGCGGGAATGAACAAGGGCAAAAAATCCATTGCTGTCGATATGAGGTCAGAACGCGGACGCGAGTTGATTACCCAGATCATCACCGCCCCCGGCGAAGACGCGGGGTTGTTTCTGACCAATCTTCGTGTGCGCGGTTGGATGGATCATGAAACGCTAAGTCAGTATCGCAAAGACCTGATCATGGTGACGCTGACCGGCGATCGCCATGGCCGACCGCAAGTGGACTACACTGTGAACCCTGCGTTGGGCATCCCGCACATCACAGGGCCACAAGGCAGCGCCGATCCGGTGGCCAATGCTTTGCCTGCGTGGGATTTGATCGCTGGCAACTTGTGTGTGTCTTCATTGTTGGCGGCTGAACGGCACCGCCTGCGGCATGGTGTTGGCCAAGACGTGGAACTGGCATTGAAAGACGTTGCAGCGGCGACGCTTGGGCATCTCGGTATGATCGGTGACGCTGTGGTGAACGCCGATGAACGGGGCAAAGCAGGCAATGCGCTTTACGGGGCGTATGGACAGGATTTTGTCTGCGCGGATGGCAAGCGGGTGATGATTATCGGACTGACTGACCGTCAGTGGCGCGGGATCGTGAAGGCCACGGGAACGCAAGCCCAGATGCAAGATCTGTCAACACGGCACGGGGCCAATCTGATGGATGAAGGAACACGCTGGTCGCTGCGCGATGACATCACAGCGATCTTGAAGCCTTGGTTCGCCGCCCGCAGGGTTGCGGAGTTCGCCGAAGATTTCAACGCAGCAGGGTTGACGTGGTCAGAGTTCCGCACAACGCGGCAGGCTTTGGCATATGATCCCGATCTTAGCACCGAAAACCCGATGTTCGACATGCTTCAACAACCCGGACTTGGCACGTTTCCTGTCCCGCAAAGTCCGGTGCAGTATTCACAAATGCGGCGTCAAGCTGCGCAACCTGCTCCGGCGTTGGGGATGCACACCGAAGAAATTCTTGGCGATATTGTGGGGTTGCCGGATCGTGAAATATCCAAGTTGTTTGACTTGGGGGTTGTTGAAAGCCCTGCATTTTCTGCGGTGCGTCCCGCCGCCTGA
- a CDS encoding FAS1-like dehydratase domain-containing protein, whose amino-acid sequence MDQVNLTAWEGRTDTQRGGVSEQLAAQLHATLGNPRDAAPVQGDVLPALWHWCAFPPATPMSELGADGHPYLGGFLPPVRLDRRMWAGGALQFGAPLRVGERLEKRSSIRSVLEKAGAAGPMVFVTVDHAIYGESGLAISERQDIVYLAIPDSYTPPKKRAMPSSSDVHTTRSTSETLLMRYSAVTFNAHRIHYDLPYTLNVEHYPGLVVHGPLQATLLMQTATAHKGRMPHHFDFRGVHPMFAGETLEIMATQDDPETLSMVTGTGGHQCMQATAIWEGTV is encoded by the coding sequence ATGGATCAGGTGAATTTGACCGCATGGGAAGGCCGCACAGATACCCAAAGAGGGGGTGTTTCGGAACAGCTTGCCGCACAACTTCATGCCACCCTCGGCAATCCACGCGATGCAGCCCCCGTACAAGGCGATGTTTTGCCAGCGTTGTGGCACTGGTGCGCCTTTCCGCCCGCAACCCCGATGTCCGAATTGGGGGCCGACGGGCATCCGTACTTAGGTGGGTTTTTACCGCCTGTGCGTCTGGATCGCCGGATGTGGGCTGGTGGTGCTTTGCAATTTGGCGCACCGCTGCGGGTGGGTGAGCGCTTGGAAAAGCGATCCTCAATCCGGTCGGTTTTGGAAAAAGCCGGCGCGGCCGGACCGATGGTTTTTGTCACTGTTGATCACGCCATTTACGGTGAAAGCGGTTTGGCGATCAGTGAACGACAAGACATTGTCTATCTGGCTATTCCGGACAGCTACACACCGCCAAAGAAGCGGGCCATGCCGTCCAGTTCCGATGTGCACACCACGCGCAGCACATCCGAGACGTTGTTGATGCGATATTCCGCCGTGACCTTCAACGCGCACCGCATCCATTACGATCTGCCTTATACGCTGAACGTCGAACATTACCCCGGGCTGGTTGTGCATGGGCCGTTGCAAGCGACGTTGCTCATGCAAACGGCCACCGCGCACAAAGGACGTATGCCGCACCACTTCGACTTTCGCGGCGTGCATCCGATGTTCGCAGGAGAAACGCTAGAGATCATGGCAACCCAAGATGATCCCGAAACGCTGTCCATGGTGACAGGCACTGGCGGGCATCAGTGCATGCAAGCAACAGCAATCTGGGAGGGCACGGTATGA
- a CDS encoding CatB-related O-acetyltransferase — translation MLPDSDTLYPVTLPDGTPWPGTVFLRNALTHSNIDVGDYTYFSTFDPLPDPSGYAARLAPYLFEGAKDRLRIGKFCQIAHGTRFITHGANHAMDGASTFPFPIFNADTIGRYRDGFVQKRDTVVGHDCWLGDGCTLLPGAHLGNGVIVGAGAVVGGDVPDYAVVVGNPGQVIKLRFEADVVERLLTLAWWDWPLDKINAHHEAIAGADIPALLAL, via the coding sequence ATGCTACCTGATTCAGACACGCTTTATCCTGTCACGCTACCTGATGGCACACCTTGGCCGGGCACGGTATTTTTGCGCAATGCATTGACCCATTCCAACATCGACGTTGGTGACTATACGTATTTCAGCACCTTCGATCCACTGCCGGACCCAAGTGGATATGCGGCACGATTGGCCCCCTATCTGTTCGAAGGCGCCAAAGACCGTTTGCGCATCGGCAAGTTTTGTCAGATCGCCCATGGCACGCGTTTCATCACACATGGAGCGAACCATGCGATGGATGGTGCGTCCACTTTTCCATTTCCGATTTTCAACGCCGACACCATCGGTCGCTACCGCGACGGTTTTGTGCAGAAACGCGATACTGTCGTGGGCCATGATTGCTGGTTGGGGGACGGATGCACCCTGTTGCCAGGGGCACACTTGGGCAACGGTGTCATTGTGGGAGCTGGGGCTGTGGTTGGCGGTGATGTTCCCGACTATGCCGTTGTGGTTGGAAACCCCGGCCAAGTGATAAAGCTGCGCTTCGAAGCGGATGTTGTGGAACGCCTGCTGACGCTGGCGTGGTGGGACTGGCCACTGGACAAAATCAACGCGCATCACGAGGCCATTGCAGGGGCTGACATTCCGGCGTTATTGGCGCTTTAG
- a CDS encoding DUF1772 domain-containing protein yields MLLRFSALLSLLSFGAVFGFFYAWVCSTMWGLDQIDPNVAITAMQGMNASVRNEVFAVTFFGTPFYAALTAFLAWRAGYRDVAWIFAGAGGLYVAGGMILTMSQNVPMNEALALVPHTVDIEAAAQIWTDYSLRWQVFNQIRTVICAGCLVLAGWGLLRLGADAKQA; encoded by the coding sequence ATGCTTCTTCGGTTTTCCGCACTTCTTTCCCTTTTGTCCTTTGGCGCAGTTTTCGGGTTCTTCTACGCTTGGGTGTGTTCAACCATGTGGGGGCTGGATCAAATTGACCCAAACGTCGCCATCACTGCAATGCAGGGTATGAATGCGTCTGTGCGCAACGAAGTTTTTGCTGTGACCTTCTTTGGAACACCTTTCTATGCTGCGCTCACAGCGTTTTTGGCATGGCGGGCAGGGTACCGCGACGTGGCGTGGATATTTGCGGGGGCAGGGGGGCTCTACGTCGCAGGGGGAATGATTTTGACCATGAGCCAGAATGTGCCGATGAACGAAGCGCTGGCTTTGGTGCCTCATACCGTCGATATTGAGGCCGCAGCGCAGATATGGACCGATTATTCGCTAAGATGGCAGGTCTTTAACCAAATTCGTACCGTTATTTGTGCGGGTTGTTTGGTCTTGGCGGGATGGGGGCTGTTGCGTCTGGGGGCGGATGCTAAACAGGCATGA
- a CDS encoding DMT family transporter, with protein MPRPELSPNTFGAILGLLAFAVFSTHDLIIKQLGGVYSVFQIVFFTALFSFPIITLVLMRDHKASTLQPRHPYWMGLRCISGAASGLCAFYAITQLPLSQVYAFIFAAPLIITLLAIPILGEVVRLRRGLAIGVGMIGVLIVLQPGASPLEAGHIAALVAAFAGAMVSIITRKIGKDERGVVMILYPMMTNLILTAMVLPFVYVQVPLHDMGLLALDSFLVLIAMALLVAAYTRADAMVVAPMQYSQMIWATLFGIFLFQEYPTWSTYLGTVVIALSGFYILRREATSDVSSTTPVSKTRTRIGHVASLRVGHVLRRNRTKGMD; from the coding sequence ATGCCACGGCCCGAATTGTCGCCCAACACCTTTGGTGCTATTCTTGGTTTGCTGGCCTTTGCAGTCTTTTCCACACATGACCTGATCATCAAACAATTGGGTGGAGTCTATTCGGTCTTTCAGATCGTCTTTTTCACCGCCCTGTTCAGCTTTCCCATCATCACACTGGTATTGATGCGGGATCATAAGGCCAGCACCTTGCAACCGCGGCACCCCTACTGGATGGGGCTGCGGTGCATCAGCGGGGCGGCATCTGGGTTATGTGCGTTTTACGCCATCACGCAATTGCCCTTGTCACAGGTCTATGCGTTCATCTTTGCGGCACCCCTGATTATCACCTTGCTGGCGATCCCGATATTGGGTGAAGTTGTAAGACTGCGGCGGGGGTTGGCGATTGGCGTCGGCATGATTGGCGTTTTGATCGTATTGCAGCCCGGTGCCAGCCCGCTTGAGGCCGGACACATCGCAGCGCTGGTTGCAGCCTTTGCAGGGGCCATGGTGTCCATCATCACCCGCAAGATTGGCAAGGACGAACGCGGTGTCGTCATGATCTTGTACCCTATGATGACCAACTTGATACTGACGGCAATGGTTCTGCCTTTTGTCTATGTACAAGTGCCGTTGCACGACATGGGGTTACTGGCTTTGGATTCGTTTCTGGTGCTGATCGCAATGGCGCTGCTGGTGGCGGCTTACACCCGTGCAGATGCGATGGTCGTGGCCCCTATGCAATATTCGCAAATGATTTGGGCAACCTTGTTCGGGATCTTTCTGTTTCAGGAATATCCCACGTGGTCGACCTATCTGGGGACAGTAGTGATTGCGCTTTCGGGCTTTTACATCCTGCGCCGCGAAGCCACCAGCGATGTGTCCAGCACGACGCCTGTGTCCAAGACCCGCACCCGCATCGGGCATGTGGCATCTCTGCGCGTCGGACATGTTCTGCGGCGCAACAGAACCAAAGGCATGGACTGA
- a CDS encoding M48 family metallopeptidase, whose product MAEVGRYYDGETGQRLTVEVTLVETGVLRLSHPELQNGPVPGQLDWPFDQLRALPDQARDDQLIVTLVADHSDDSSLIDNVRLTLVGAALIHDVRAVCPLLDKRDVARGTGFKVVTRLGMAVAAFVLMIFVILPAMANTFANLIPIEREVAYGKTIVRNMERVFGGREAGQLMCSSPKGDAALAQMVARLTENTPTDYDLNIAVMNNDMVNAFAAPGGQIVIMKGLIDKAKSADEVAAVLGHEIAHVESRDPTRGALRAAGSAGLLSMVVGDFTGGGIALAMTQWVLDASYTREAETQADVYAREMLGRAGVSTAGMATFFRTLEESTKGGPDLPTYLSSHPSSGSRSDLAASFAEMQSNTTSVINEDDWKALRSICDGHSKTGKATKGSKT is encoded by the coding sequence ATGGCAGAAGTTGGCCGGTACTACGATGGTGAAACTGGCCAACGCCTGACCGTTGAGGTGACATTGGTTGAGACAGGCGTTTTGCGTCTGTCTCATCCTGAATTGCAAAACGGGCCAGTGCCGGGGCAACTGGACTGGCCGTTTGATCAGCTGCGGGCCTTGCCGGACCAAGCCCGAGATGACCAGCTTATTGTGACGCTCGTCGCGGATCACTCAGATGACAGTAGTCTGATAGACAACGTGCGCCTCACCTTGGTGGGGGCTGCCTTGATCCATGACGTCCGGGCTGTTTGCCCGCTTTTGGACAAACGTGATGTCGCCCGAGGCACCGGTTTTAAGGTTGTGACGCGCCTTGGCATGGCGGTCGCGGCCTTTGTTTTGATGATATTTGTAATTTTGCCGGCCATGGCGAACACTTTTGCCAATTTGATCCCGATTGAACGTGAAGTGGCCTATGGCAAGACGATCGTGCGCAACATGGAACGTGTGTTCGGCGGGCGCGAGGCCGGGCAGCTTATGTGTAGCTCACCCAAAGGGGATGCAGCTTTGGCGCAAATGGTGGCGCGGCTGACCGAAAATACACCCACAGATTACGATCTGAACATAGCTGTTATGAACAATGACATGGTCAACGCTTTTGCTGCCCCCGGCGGACAAATCGTCATCATGAAAGGGTTGATCGACAAAGCCAAAAGCGCGGATGAGGTGGCAGCGGTGCTGGGCCACGAAATCGCGCATGTCGAAAGCCGGGACCCCACACGCGGTGCGTTGCGTGCGGCAGGATCAGCCGGGCTTTTGTCGATGGTTGTTGGTGATTTCACCGGGGGTGGCATTGCCTTGGCGATGACGCAATGGGTGCTGGACGCGTCCTATACCCGCGAAGCCGAAACACAGGCCGATGTCTATGCGCGTGAAATGCTGGGACGCGCGGGTGTCAGCACCGCCGGCATGGCCACATTCTTCCGGACACTGGAAGAATCGACCAAGGGTGGCCCGGATTTGCCTACCTATTTGTCCAGCCATCCCAGTTCGGGGTCGCGCAGCGATCTGGCGGCGTCTTTTGCGGAAATGCAGAGCAATACCACCTCTGTGATCAACGAAGACGATTGGAAAGCATTGCGCAGCATTTGCGACGGCCATTCCAAGACAGGCAAGGCCACAAAAGGGTCCAAAACCTGA
- a CDS encoding YjgN family protein, with the protein MSAQIHGRYHGQGQPLFWLYIKTALLTMVTLGIYRFWAKTRIRKYIWSATSANEDSFEYTGTGLEKFLGFLVAIVILAIYLGIVQMVLFFAGLNIFVDPERASSTEVLRQIAAVYITLFAVFPLLLFAQYRARRYKMARTRWRGIRFGMESAAWGYVWRAIGHYLLTIITLGIMLPRQTFYLEKFMADRSWYGDARLEQDGKWTDLYAGMKHVFIGLAILILGGVIGVVLQSIALAMICGIVGYVWLIIGAVYYRVYAFNYLTGHKVLDDKIGFFSEAKTGTVVTTVVVGSLIIGALSAIVLFVVGAVGAGAFAVATSGAGFGGEPDMIGIVVTSILVAVAYIGFLLGIGGLSLVLITQPIIAHLVDGIQVHGAEHLDAIQQRSADLGADAEGFADALDIGGAI; encoded by the coding sequence ATGAGTGCGCAAATTCATGGCCGGTATCACGGCCAAGGTCAGCCATTGTTCTGGCTGTATATCAAAACGGCATTGCTGACGATGGTCACGCTGGGCATTTACCGGTTCTGGGCCAAAACCCGCATCCGCAAATACATCTGGTCCGCGACCAGTGCCAATGAAGACAGCTTTGAATACACCGGCACGGGCCTTGAAAAATTCTTGGGCTTTTTGGTCGCGATCGTCATTTTGGCGATCTATTTGGGCATCGTGCAGATGGTTCTGTTTTTTGCAGGATTGAACATCTTTGTAGACCCTGAACGGGCGTCCTCAACCGAGGTTTTGCGCCAGATTGCGGCTGTTTACATCACCTTGTTCGCTGTTTTCCCTCTGTTGCTGTTCGCGCAATACCGTGCACGACGCTACAAGATGGCACGTACACGGTGGCGTGGAATCCGCTTTGGCATGGAAAGTGCGGCTTGGGGCTATGTGTGGCGGGCCATCGGTCATTATCTTCTGACCATTATCACCCTTGGCATTATGTTGCCGCGCCAGACGTTCTACCTTGAGAAATTCATGGCGGACCGGTCTTGGTACGGGGACGCGCGTCTGGAACAAGATGGCAAATGGACTGACCTTTACGCCGGTATGAAGCACGTCTTCATCGGACTTGCCATTCTGATTTTGGGCGGCGTGATTGGTGTTGTTTTGCAGTCCATTGCATTGGCTATGATCTGTGGAATCGTGGGGTATGTCTGGCTGATTATTGGTGCCGTCTACTACCGTGTTTACGCTTTCAACTACCTGACAGGTCACAAGGTTCTGGACGACAAGATCGGTTTCTTTTCCGAGGCGAAAACAGGCACCGTTGTAACCACTGTCGTTGTGGGATCGCTGATCATCGGGGCGTTGTCCGCCATCGTTTTGTTCGTGGTTGGTGCGGTCGGTGCAGGTGCATTCGCCGTTGCGACATCAGGCGCAGGCTTTGGAGGCGAGCCGGATATGATTGGTATCGTCGTGACCAGCATTTTGGTCGCGGTGGCATATATCGGCTTTTTGTTAGGGATTGGCGGTCTGTCTTTGGTGCTGATCACACAGCCCATCATTGCGCACCTTGTAGACGGTATTCAGGTGCATGGCGCCGAACATCTGGATGCAATTCAACAGCGCAGTGCAGATCTTGGTGCAGACGCCGAGGGCTTTGCGGATGCGCTTGATATTGGTGGTGCAATCTAA